The genomic stretch GCGGTCGCCATCGCGTCGCTCGGATTTGGTGCTCGATCGGCGACAGCATCTGGCGGACTCGGTGGCGCTGGAGCGTCGGGTGACACAGAATGCGGCGCAACCAGCTGCAGCAGCTTCGCTCAAGACAGCCCGCCGGCCAAGGTTTCGAAACCCGCGCCGGCGAACACCCCGAGGGATCCGAATGCCCCGGTCTGCCAGCAGGTGCCGATTACCTGGGATCACCTGCCCGACCAGATCGTTGACTTACCGGATTCCTACTCTGGCTTGGACAACGCGTATCAGGAGCAATGTACGCAGGGCGGGAAGATCATCAGCTCGAAGCTGGTCTTCTACCCGGTGCCGTCGCCGGCCAGCGCGCAGGCTCTGGCCGAAAAGGCATACAAGACACTTGCCATGCCGCAACCGCAGGTCGTGATGAGCCCAGGGGTGAACGTGCCGCAGCTCACTGGGCTTCCGCTCTGGATGTGGTTGAAGCCTGGGTCTTGGGTACCGCAGTCATCGACGGTCAGCGCGGGCGGGATCACCATCAAAGCGACCGCAACACCACAGCGGGTGGAGTGGAACATGGGCGATGGGTCCACGGTGACCTGCCCAGGTCCTGGGACTCCGTTTCCGGAACACCCGAGCGGTGACGCAATGGCTCCGTCCCCGACCTGTGGACATACGTTCCATCGGACTTCCGAAGTCGAGCCCGGCGGAGCGTTCCACGTCACGGCGACGATCGTGTGGCGAGTGGACTGGACGGGGTTCGGGCCAGGCGGGACGTTTCCCGATGTGGAGTCTTCGGTCGGGTTCCCCGTGCGGGTGATCGAAGCAGCCGCGCTCGTGACCAACAGCCACTGAAGATCGTTCTCCATCGCGGTCTGAAGACTTCTGATATCTGACCTCTGGCGTAAGGCGAGTTCAACGTGCGTTCCGTCATTCCGGGGCAAGCCCCGCCCAAGGAAGCCCGCCCCGATGCGGTCTCTCGCTCGGCCACCACGTCGTTGGGGCGGCTGTCCTCGGCGCGGCGAGTACGTCCGGCGTATGTGAAGGTCGGGGCCGGGTTGGTCGCGGTGTGTGGCGTGGGCGGGGGTGTACTGCTGTCCTCGGTTGGTGGCCGGGTTCCGGTTCTGCAGGTGGCGGTGCCGATTCCGGCTGGGCAGAGGGTGACGGCCGAGGATTTGAGGACGACGGGGGTCGCTGCGGATGCCGCGGTTGGGCTGATCCCGGAGTCGCAGGAAGACCAGGTCGTCGGGCGGATCGCAGCGGTACCGCTCGTGGCCGGGGATCTGGTCACCGAGGGCAAGATCGGGTCATCAGCCGTCTTCCCGCCAGCTGGCCAGGCTGTGACATCGGCGGAGCTGAAGGCAGGGTCGTTCCCGGCTGAGTTGAAGGCGGGCGACCAGGTTGCAGTGCAGATCAATGCCGAAGGCCAGGGATCCGTTCAGGTCCCGCAATCACCCGCCGTCCTGTCGAACTCGGCTTTCGCCGTTTCTGCAGATGTGATGGGGGTCAGGCCGCCAGGTCCAGTCCTGCTTGGGCCCAGGC from Catenulispora sp. GP43 encodes the following:
- a CDS encoding SAF domain-containing protein — protein: MAVPIPAGQRVTAEDLRTTGVAADAAVGLIPESQEDQVVGRIAAVPLVAGDLVTEGKIGSSAVFPPAGQAVTSAELKAGSFPAELKAGDQVAVQINAEGQGSVQVPQSPAVLSNSAFAVSADVMGVRPPGPVLLGPRRAGPRGFR